One region of Peribacillus simplex genomic DNA includes:
- a CDS encoding PepSY domain-containing protein produces MKKQWATIKEGIIQKKKVILSVSIASVLLFGGAAGTAVYAVNKSALSEDEAIKMISEKLGGKVTQFEKDWDQPMTYEMTVKTNEGYQDVEVDAEKGEILSREMEDEDDEDMSTQQAVEIAKISMDQAEKIALKEVEGQVTDAELDSENGILVYELEINQGQKEYDVVIDATTGKVLKNQLDD; encoded by the coding sequence ATGAAAAAGCAGTGGGCTACGATAAAAGAAGGTATCATTCAAAAGAAAAAGGTAATCTTGTCGGTTTCCATAGCTTCTGTATTGCTTTTCGGCGGTGCCGCTGGAACTGCGGTATATGCAGTCAATAAGAGTGCGTTATCTGAGGATGAGGCTATCAAAATGATTTCAGAAAAACTGGGCGGTAAGGTTACCCAATTTGAAAAGGATTGGGACCAGCCGATGACCTATGAGATGACCGTTAAAACGAATGAAGGCTATCAAGATGTAGAGGTCGATGCTGAAAAAGGAGAGATTCTTTCTCGGGAGATGGAAGACGAAGACGATGAGGATATGAGCACACAACAAGCAGTGGAAATTGCAAAAATCAGCATGGATCAAGCTGAAAAGATTGCCTTGAAAGAGGTGGAGGGTCAAGTGACGGATGCAGAGCTTGATTCAGAGAATGGCATACTTGTGTACGAGTTGGAGATAAACCAGGGACAAAAGGAATATGATGTAGTGATAGATGCCACTACGGGGAAAGTATTGAAAAACCAGTTGGATGATTAA
- a CDS encoding sensor histidine kinase, with translation MKIRTKIQSYSSLFLSVMLILLSIIVLIAFLWISVERERDLLEDKASLIEENILTKDLISGDPDLMEPYTPDDGMVRIFGTDGRLVKSFTDEEDLEGLEVKSINEKGFDFSKADGDYVLTYRYAYPEEGKKLGMIEVTQPQDTLLENLSTLALVLGGASLFVILLSIFAGKWLANLILKPISIMSGTMMDIEKSGEFKRIPLSDQSKDELQVMGVSFNRMIERLERNYNRQQQFLSDASHELKTPITVIESYSSLLKRWGMKDEAILEEAVEAIHHEAIRMKQLTEHLLQSASQSDPSKDIEGKVELISFCEQIAQTFRRTGNREIKIQSEFKEIYAMAISSKLEQVLVILLDNAMKYSESDIQILIKRRANEIFIGVKDQGAGISPEHLPHVFERFYRVDSSRARKTGGNGLGLSIARTLVESFGGKLEIQSEVGEGTLVTITLSHQILI, from the coding sequence ATGAAGATTCGGACGAAAATCCAATCGTACTCCAGTCTTTTTTTAAGCGTCATGCTTATATTGTTGAGTATCATCGTTTTAATCGCCTTTCTTTGGATATCTGTTGAGAGGGAAAGGGATCTGCTCGAAGATAAAGCTTCATTAATTGAAGAAAATATCCTGACGAAAGATTTGATTTCCGGTGATCCCGATTTAATGGAGCCGTATACCCCTGATGATGGAATGGTGCGGATATTTGGCACAGATGGAAGGTTGGTAAAATCGTTTACGGATGAAGAGGACCTCGAAGGGCTAGAGGTTAAATCCATTAATGAGAAAGGATTTGATTTTAGCAAAGCAGATGGGGATTACGTGTTGACCTACCGTTACGCATATCCCGAAGAAGGGAAGAAGCTAGGAATGATCGAGGTGACACAGCCGCAGGATACCCTCCTTGAAAATTTATCGACTCTTGCCCTCGTATTAGGTGGTGCATCCCTTTTTGTTATTCTTCTATCCATTTTTGCCGGTAAATGGCTGGCCAATCTAATCCTCAAACCCATATCGATCATGAGCGGGACAATGATGGATATTGAGAAAAGTGGAGAATTCAAAAGGATCCCGCTTTCGGATCAATCAAAGGACGAGCTACAGGTTATGGGGGTGTCATTCAACAGGATGATAGAAAGGCTTGAGCGGAATTATAACCGACAGCAGCAATTCCTTTCAGATGCTTCACATGAATTGAAAACACCGATTACGGTCATAGAAAGCTACTCTTCACTATTGAAACGCTGGGGAATGAAGGATGAGGCGATTCTGGAGGAGGCGGTGGAGGCAATCCATCATGAAGCCATCCGGATGAAACAGCTGACGGAACATCTACTTCAGTCCGCTTCCCAAAGTGACCCTTCAAAGGATATTGAAGGAAAAGTCGAACTTATTTCGTTTTGTGAACAGATTGCCCAAACATTTAGAAGGACGGGAAACCGTGAAATAAAGATACAATCCGAGTTTAAGGAAATATATGCAATGGCCATTTCCAGCAAGCTTGAACAGGTGCTTGTCATCCTATTGGACAATGCCATGAAATATAGTGAATCGGATATACAAATCCTGATAAAACGGAGGGCTAATGAAATTTTCATTGGTGTTAAAGATCAAGGGGCAGGGATATCACCAGAACATCTACCGCATGTATTTGAACGTTTTTATCGCGTGGATTCATCAAGGGCAAGGAAAACGGGAGGCAATGGACTCGGTCTTTCCATCGCTCGAACACTTGTCGAGTCATTCGGCGGTAAACTGGAAATTCAAAGTGAAGTAGGAGAGGGGACGTTGGTGACTATTACTCTTTCTCATCAAATTCTAATCTAG
- a CDS encoding response regulator transcription factor codes for MNKRILIIEDEEKIARILQLELNHEGYLTESAFTGKTGLQRAESEEWDLILLDVMLPELNGIEVLRRFRKKNGSTPVILLTARDAVPDKVNGLDHGANDYVTKPFEIEELLARIRACFRTNVRESQSEGKADELKVHDLQLSLGTRDLLRQGNRIELTSREFDLLVYLLQNKNQVLSREQILTHVWGYDFAGDTNVVDVYIRYLRKKIDYPFDLQLIHTYRGVGYSLKEPV; via the coding sequence ATGAATAAAAGGATTTTAATAATAGAAGATGAAGAAAAAATCGCGAGGATCCTCCAGCTGGAACTTAATCATGAGGGTTATCTAACTGAATCGGCTTTTACCGGAAAGACAGGTCTGCAAAGGGCAGAATCCGAAGAGTGGGATTTAATCTTATTGGATGTGATGCTACCCGAGTTGAATGGCATAGAAGTACTTAGACGTTTCCGGAAAAAGAATGGATCTACACCAGTCATTCTTCTAACCGCAAGGGATGCTGTACCAGACAAGGTGAATGGCCTGGACCATGGTGCGAATGATTATGTAACGAAACCGTTTGAGATAGAAGAGCTGCTGGCCCGGATCCGTGCTTGTTTTCGTACAAATGTACGTGAGAGCCAATCAGAAGGGAAAGCGGATGAACTTAAGGTCCATGATCTGCAATTGAGCCTTGGTACAAGGGACCTTCTCAGGCAAGGCAACAGGATCGAGCTGACTTCCCGCGAGTTCGATTTGCTGGTATATCTATTGCAAAATAAAAATCAAGTACTCTCAAGGGAGCAAATACTTACACATGTATGGGGATATGATTTTGCAGGGGATACGAATGTGGTTGATGTGTATATCCGTTATTTACGAAAAAAAATAGATTACCCCTTTGATTTGCAGCTCATACATACTTACCGCGGGGTAGGGTATAGCTTGAAGGAGCCGGTATGA
- the msrA gene encoding peptide-methionine (S)-S-oxide reductase MsrA encodes MQKATFAGGCFWCMVTPFEEQPGIGGIVSGYTGGHVENPTYEEVKTGTTGHYEVVEITFDPLLFPYERLLELYWQQIDPTDDGGQFHDRGSQYRTAIFYHDEAQEKLAIEAKEKVAASGKFQKPIVTEVLPAQTFYPAEEYHQGFHKKNKDDYKADRAKSGRDEFIDQHWNGE; translated from the coding sequence ATGCAAAAAGCTACATTTGCAGGAGGCTGTTTTTGGTGCATGGTGACACCATTTGAAGAACAACCAGGGATTGGGGGAATCGTATCCGGTTATACAGGGGGACATGTTGAAAACCCTACTTACGAGGAAGTGAAGACGGGAACTACGGGACATTATGAAGTCGTCGAGATCACTTTCGATCCCCTGTTATTTCCTTATGAAAGACTGCTTGAACTATATTGGCAGCAAATCGATCCAACCGACGATGGCGGTCAATTCCATGACAGGGGAAGCCAGTATCGAACGGCCATCTTTTATCATGACGAAGCTCAAGAGAAATTGGCCATTGAAGCGAAAGAAAAGGTTGCAGCCAGCGGGAAATTCCAGAAACCCATCGTAACGGAAGTCCTTCCTGCCCAAACCTTTTATCCTGCCGAAGAATACCATCAAGGCTTTCATAAAAAAAACAAAGATGATTATAAAGCGGACCGTGCGAAATCAGGACGCGATGAATTCATTGACCAGCATTGGAACGGTGAATGA
- a CDS encoding response regulator transcription factor — MIRIVIAEDQRMLLGALGSILDLEEDMEVVGKASNGEEAMNLVNRLKPDICITDIEMPVKTGLDVAEEIKDQGHQCKVIILTTFARPGYFERARKAEVGGYLLKDSPSEELANSIRVIMDGRRIYAPELVDMAFEEENPLTERECQVLQLIADGKNTKEIASQLYLTNGTVRNYISVILDKLDVSNRVEAIVRFKEKGWSKD, encoded by the coding sequence TTGATTAGAATCGTAATTGCTGAAGACCAAAGGATGCTGCTTGGCGCTCTAGGTTCTATCCTTGATCTGGAAGAGGATATGGAAGTTGTCGGAAAAGCGAGCAATGGGGAAGAAGCAATGAATCTCGTTAATCGTTTAAAGCCAGATATCTGCATTACGGATATTGAAATGCCAGTTAAAACCGGGCTTGATGTAGCGGAAGAGATCAAGGATCAGGGCCACCAATGCAAAGTCATCATTTTAACCACGTTTGCACGCCCTGGTTATTTTGAAAGAGCCAGAAAGGCCGAGGTGGGTGGATATCTGCTGAAGGATAGTCCAAGTGAGGAACTGGCGAACTCGATCCGTGTCATCATGGACGGTCGGCGCATATATGCTCCTGAGCTGGTGGATATGGCTTTTGAAGAAGAAAACCCTTTGACTGAAAGAGAGTGTCAAGTGCTCCAATTAATTGCAGATGGTAAGAATACAAAGGAAATTGCCAGCCAGCTTTATCTGACCAATGGAACGGTCCGTAATTATATTTCGGTCATTCTTGATAAATTGGATGTAAGCAATCGCGTTGAAGCTATTGTAAGATTCAAGGAAAAGGGCTGGTCAAAAGATTGA
- a CDS encoding sensor histidine kinase, whose protein sequence is MQSWYHIFPKNTGLSPYVWIIFCILPFYFIFKSSSMLETVFGIVMIILFFISYGLSFVSKGWPVYVWTAIQIVISISMTIFFSYIYFSLFLAFFIGNVQNKVGFFVLYSIQLLATIVSVNIGFIMKDPTFFSQFPFMLICVVGVILLPFNTYNRNKRDRLEEQLEDAHKRISELGKMEERQRIARDLHDTLGQKLSLIGLKSDLAGKLIDLNPESAKKEIKDIRQTARTALKEVREMVSEMRGAKLCDEITRVKQILKAAEIDFNLEGTTELQDTPLLVETVLSMCLKEAVTNIVKHSCADSCNIVIEELQTGVTMKVQDNGVGLSHKSEFFKGNGLQGMKERLEFVNGSLDIKSTDGTALYIRVPNAIKNNG, encoded by the coding sequence ATGCAAAGTTGGTATCATATCTTTCCTAAGAACACAGGGCTGAGCCCTTATGTCTGGATCATTTTTTGTATCCTTCCTTTTTACTTCATTTTCAAATCTTCATCGATGTTGGAGACTGTCTTTGGAATCGTCATGATCATTTTGTTTTTCATATCATATGGTCTCTCATTCGTTTCGAAGGGATGGCCCGTATACGTATGGACGGCTATACAAATAGTCATATCCATATCCATGACCATATTTTTCAGCTACATTTACTTTTCACTCTTTTTAGCATTCTTTATTGGGAATGTTCAAAATAAGGTTGGCTTTTTCGTATTATATTCGATCCAGCTATTAGCCACCATCGTATCTGTCAATATTGGATTCATCATGAAAGACCCTACCTTCTTTTCACAATTTCCCTTTATGCTCATTTGTGTAGTGGGCGTGATCCTTCTCCCATTCAACACATATAATCGGAATAAACGTGATAGGCTGGAAGAACAATTGGAAGATGCACATAAAAGAATTTCCGAGCTTGGCAAAATGGAAGAACGCCAGCGGATTGCCCGTGATCTACATGATACACTTGGACAAAAACTTTCTTTGATTGGCTTGAAAAGTGACCTTGCAGGGAAATTGATTGATTTAAATCCGGAGTCGGCTAAGAAGGAAATCAAGGATATCCGTCAAACGGCAAGGACGGCACTCAAGGAAGTACGGGAAATGGTGTCGGAAATGCGTGGGGCCAAGCTATGCGATGAAATCACCCGGGTCAAGCAAATATTGAAAGCGGCAGAGATAGACTTCAATTTGGAAGGCACAACGGAATTGCAAGATACTCCATTGCTTGTTGAAACGGTTTTAAGCATGTGCTTGAAAGAAGCTGTGACAAATATCGTCAAACATAGCTGTGCCGACTCATGTAATATCGTCATCGAAGAATTACAGACAGGAGTGACGATGAAAGTCCAAGATAATGGAGTGGGACTTTCACATAAATCAGAATTTTTTAAAGGCAATGGACTTCAAGGAATGAAAGAAAGGCTTGAATTCGTTAATGGCAGCCTGGATATTAAATCAACAGATGGAACTGCACTTTATATAAGGGTTCCGAATGCTATAAAAAATAATGGATAG
- a CDS encoding fatty acid desaturase, producing the protein MSNQKQLRKDVAPFEKSNTKSSVKQLINTFPPFFLLWFLAYQSLTISYWLTLALAVLAAGFVVRIFIIFHDCCHQSFFKSRKANNILGTISGIVTLFPYEQWKHSHSIHHATSSNLNKRGTGDIWIMTVDEYVAASFWGRLAYRLYRNPIVMFGLGPFYLFLVSNRLNKKGAKKKERMNTYLTNAAIVVIYGLLCLAIGWQAFLMIQVPLLFVTGSLGIWLFYVQHQFEDSYFEEESEWDYVKAAIDGSSYYKLPKVLQWVTGNIGFHHVHHLSPRVPNYNLEKVHDSTLPLQQATTITLSSSLKSLRFRLYDGENKTFVSFKEIKERLNEKKSKLEINNKRPSLQGK; encoded by the coding sequence ATGAGTAATCAAAAACAATTAAGAAAAGATGTTGCCCCTTTTGAAAAATCCAATACTAAATCAAGTGTGAAGCAGCTTATAAATACATTTCCGCCATTTTTCCTGTTATGGTTTTTAGCTTATCAAAGCTTAACCATCTCATATTGGCTGACCCTTGCATTGGCCGTTTTGGCTGCAGGATTCGTAGTCAGGATTTTCATCATTTTCCATGATTGCTGTCATCAATCGTTCTTCAAAAGCAGAAAAGCGAATAACATCCTGGGTACAATCAGCGGAATCGTCACATTATTTCCGTATGAGCAATGGAAGCATAGTCATTCCATACATCATGCAACAAGCAGTAATTTAAACAAACGCGGTACAGGAGATATCTGGATCATGACCGTTGATGAATATGTAGCCGCTTCATTCTGGGGACGTCTGGCTTACCGTTTATATAGAAATCCGATCGTCATGTTTGGATTAGGTCCATTCTATCTATTCCTTGTTTCGAATCGTCTGAATAAAAAAGGCGCAAAAAAGAAGGAACGCATGAATACGTATTTGACAAATGCCGCAATCGTGGTGATTTATGGTTTGTTATGCTTGGCTATCGGATGGCAGGCATTCCTGATGATTCAGGTACCGCTTCTTTTTGTAACTGGATCCCTGGGCATCTGGCTGTTTTATGTACAGCATCAGTTCGAAGATTCTTATTTCGAAGAGGAATCGGAATGGGATTATGTGAAGGCTGCCATTGATGGAAGTTCTTATTATAAACTCCCGAAGGTTTTACAATGGGTAACTGGTAATATCGGTTTTCACCACGTGCATCATCTTAGTCCAAGAGTGCCGAACTATAATCTGGAGAAAGTCCATGATTCCACCCTGCCTTTGCAGCAGGCAACGACAATCACCCTTAGTTCAAGTTTAAAATCACTTCGATTCCGCCTTTATGATGGGGAAAACAAGACGTTTGTAAGTTTTAAAGAGATAAAGGAACGTCTAAATGAGAAAAAATCAAAGTTGGAAATTAATAATAAACGTCCAAGTCTTCAAGGGAAATAA
- a CDS encoding response regulator, with product MKAIRDIEVLIVEDDLRIAEIQRLFIEKIEGFKAIGIASSYVEAKSFIEIMQPDLLLLDMYFPDMNGLDILKDIKQQSKQMDVIMITAAKEIEKVQEAIKIGIFDYIIKPVAFERFKQSLRRYKEYYIKLSELEKGNFPVTQQQVDKLLRKEMNDKDRTQTSLPKGIDRMTLEKVMVVLGKASPGLTAEIVAKEIGVSRTTARRYLEHLMSEEKIEADLTYGTVGRPERVYAIK from the coding sequence ATGAAGGCCATTCGCGATATAGAAGTTTTAATCGTAGAAGATGACTTACGGATTGCCGAGATACAGAGGCTATTCATCGAAAAGATTGAGGGGTTTAAAGCAATCGGGATCGCGTCAAGTTATGTCGAGGCTAAAAGCTTCATTGAAATCATGCAGCCGGATTTATTATTGCTCGATATGTATTTTCCGGATATGAATGGGCTCGATATCTTGAAAGATATTAAGCAGCAAAGCAAACAAATGGATGTCATTATGATAACGGCGGCAAAAGAGATCGAAAAGGTCCAGGAGGCCATCAAGATCGGCATATTTGATTATATTATCAAGCCTGTCGCATTTGAGCGTTTCAAGCAGTCCTTACGCAGATATAAAGAGTATTACATTAAATTGTCTGAATTGGAAAAGGGCAATTTTCCCGTGACGCAGCAACAGGTGGATAAGCTATTGCGAAAGGAAATGAATGACAAGGACAGGACCCAGACTTCACTGCCAAAAGGAATCGATAGGATGACTTTGGAGAAGGTGATGGTTGTTTTGGGGAAAGCCTCCCCGGGGTTAACTGCCGAAATAGTGGCAAAGGAAATCGGGGTGAGCAGGACAACGGCAAGACGCTATCTTGAACACTTGATGTCCGAGGAAAAAATCGAAGCCGATCTGACATATGGCACGGTAGGCCGGCCTGAACGGGTTTATGCAATAAAGTAA
- a CDS encoding ATP-binding protein produces the protein MRLHTKLMLGICTLIILMGGIFEVIFINILENNLKQETGEKALSVAQTISLLPEIKQAFRTENPSVIIQPIAEKIRRQIDAEFIVIGDENETRLSHPDPNLIGKKMVGGDNGEVWNGKSIITESTGTLGPSIRGKSPIMANGKVIGVVSVGYLQDDIEKEVSRIQRKIVWTISFILIGGLLIAFFISLNIKKAILGLEPKEIAWMFQEKHAILETIHEGIIAIDVHGKITVVNETAHKILDIPKDVMLRGEKIEEVIRHTHLLDVVSTAQAEYDREFMIDGEIFLASRIPILNGQGEVIGAVASLRNKSELSNLLQELSHVKAYAEGLRAQTHEYSNRLYTLLGLIQLGSYKEAIDFISKEVDVTQGFIHFLMKEVNDPIIAGFILGKVSLASELKIDFTIDRESSFKDIPPEIDRDLLVTIIGNLINNAFEAVRENQREEKRVSLFVTDLGKELIIEVEDNGKGMNSEVTERIFQDGFTTKSHQTNSGIGLGLVQEAIDGLGGYITFSTKEGEYTIFTIAIPKNRGVIR, from the coding sequence ATGCGTTTACACACCAAGTTGATGCTGGGCATCTGTACGTTAATCATCTTAATGGGGGGAATCTTTGAAGTTATTTTTATAAATATCTTAGAAAATAACCTGAAACAGGAAACAGGGGAAAAAGCATTGTCAGTTGCCCAGACCATTTCTTTGCTGCCTGAGATTAAACAAGCTTTTCGGACGGAAAATCCTTCTGTAATCATTCAGCCCATCGCGGAAAAGATTCGCAGGCAGATCGATGCGGAATTCATAGTAATAGGAGATGAGAATGAAACACGGCTGTCCCATCCGGATCCAAACTTGATCGGGAAGAAAATGGTAGGGGGGGATAACGGCGAGGTTTGGAATGGGAAATCCATCATCACGGAGTCGACTGGGACATTGGGTCCTTCCATAAGGGGGAAATCCCCGATAATGGCAAATGGAAAAGTCATTGGTGTAGTCTCTGTTGGCTACCTTCAGGATGATATTGAAAAAGAAGTGTCCAGAATACAACGAAAGATAGTATGGACCATCTCTTTTATCTTAATCGGCGGTTTATTAATAGCCTTTTTCATTTCATTAAATATAAAAAAGGCGATATTGGGTCTTGAGCCGAAAGAGATTGCCTGGATGTTTCAAGAAAAGCATGCCATTTTGGAAACGATTCATGAAGGCATCATCGCCATTGATGTTCATGGGAAAATCACCGTCGTCAATGAAACGGCACATAAAATCCTGGATATCCCTAAAGACGTCATGCTTCGCGGGGAAAAAATTGAAGAAGTCATCAGGCATACACATTTGCTGGATGTGGTCAGCACGGCACAGGCCGAGTATGACCGGGAATTCATGATTGACGGTGAAATTTTTTTGGCAAGCCGGATTCCCATTTTGAATGGACAGGGTGAAGTCATCGGTGCTGTAGCAAGTTTGCGGAATAAGTCGGAACTATCCAATCTCCTTCAAGAGCTATCACATGTAAAGGCGTATGCAGAAGGGCTCAGGGCCCAGACACATGAATATTCCAATCGGCTCTATACTCTATTAGGCCTGATCCAACTGGGATCCTATAAAGAAGCGATTGATTTCATATCGAAGGAAGTGGATGTCACTCAAGGCTTCATTCACTTTCTGATGAAGGAAGTGAATGATCCGATTATTGCCGGGTTCATTTTAGGGAAAGTAAGTTTAGCCAGCGAGCTGAAAATTGACTTTACTATTGATAGAGAAAGCAGTTTTAAAGATATTCCGCCCGAAATAGATCGGGATTTATTAGTGACGATCATCGGCAACCTTATCAATAATGCCTTCGAAGCTGTACGCGAAAATCAAAGGGAGGAAAAAAGGGTATCGTTGTTCGTGACGGATCTGGGTAAAGAGTTGATCATTGAAGTTGAAGATAATGGGAAAGGAATGAATTCAGAGGTTACCGAACGTATTTTCCAGGACGGTTTTACGACGAAAAGCCATCAAACCAATTCAGGTATAGGTTTGGGCCTTGTCCAGGAAGCGATTGATGGATTAGGGGGATATATCACTTTTTCGACGAAAGAAGGGGAATATACGATCTTTACTATAGCCATACCAAAAAACAGAGGGGTGATTAGATGA
- a CDS encoding tripartite tricarboxylate transporter permease, whose translation MDTFVYLLQGFETALIWYNILFAFVGVLIGTAVGVLPGIGPMSGVALLIPVTASITGGLPPEQAATSAIILLAGVYYGAMYGGSTTSILLNTPGESSSVVTTLDGYQMAKKGRAGSALSISAIGSFVGGIVTLIAMIALAQPLSTIAIKFGPAEYFSLMILGLAAVSGLAGKSVTKALIMTVCGLLIGTIGIDNVSGIARFTFDVPWLYQGIEFLTIAVGLFALGEVFKTILEKEEDDGEIAKISNLIPSREEFKESAGPIARGSLLGFFVGILPGAGATLASFFSYLMEKRISKKPEKFGTGAIAGVAGPETANNAASGGAMIPLLTLGIPGSGTTAILMGALMMYNVQPGPLLFEDHPQVAWGLIASMFIGNLMLLILNLPLVKVFAKIIETPKKYLIPIIIAISIFGVYAVQVSTYDLLLLLGCGVLGYFLSKNDYPIAPLVLGLVLGPMIENNMRRALTISDGDYSLFFTRPLSLTFLIVTALWLLIPVLLKKRGKDVVINIEG comes from the coding sequence GTGGACACTTTTGTTTATTTATTGCAGGGATTTGAAACGGCACTTATTTGGTATAATATACTTTTTGCATTTGTCGGAGTATTGATCGGAACCGCTGTCGGCGTTTTGCCTGGGATCGGGCCGATGAGCGGTGTGGCTCTTTTAATTCCGGTAACCGCCTCGATTACAGGTGGACTTCCACCAGAGCAGGCGGCGACAAGTGCCATCATTTTACTTGCAGGTGTTTATTATGGAGCGATGTATGGAGGGTCGACGACCTCCATCCTATTGAATACACCGGGCGAATCTTCTTCTGTCGTCACGACATTGGATGGCTACCAAATGGCGAAGAAGGGCAGAGCAGGAAGTGCGCTATCCATTTCGGCCATCGGTTCCTTCGTTGGAGGGATAGTCACACTTATAGCCATGATTGCCTTAGCTCAACCATTATCGACGATTGCCATTAAATTCGGTCCGGCTGAGTATTTTTCGCTCATGATCCTAGGGCTGGCGGCTGTCAGTGGTCTCGCGGGAAAATCCGTAACAAAGGCGTTAATTATGACTGTTTGCGGCTTGCTGATTGGGACGATAGGCATTGATAATGTATCAGGAATAGCTCGTTTTACATTCGATGTTCCCTGGTTATATCAGGGGATTGAATTCCTGACAATTGCAGTAGGGTTATTCGCCCTTGGAGAAGTGTTCAAGACGATCTTAGAAAAAGAAGAGGATGACGGGGAAATCGCGAAGATTAGTAATTTGATTCCTTCCCGAGAAGAGTTCAAGGAATCTGCGGGTCCCATTGCCCGGGGATCGCTCTTGGGTTTCTTTGTAGGAATCCTGCCGGGTGCAGGGGCCACTCTTGCTTCTTTCTTCTCATACCTTATGGAAAAACGGATTTCAAAAAAACCCGAGAAATTTGGCACGGGAGCGATTGCTGGAGTGGCTGGACCTGAAACGGCCAATAACGCCGCGTCTGGGGGAGCGATGATTCCATTATTGACGCTGGGAATTCCAGGTTCCGGTACAACGGCCATTTTAATGGGGGCACTCATGATGTACAATGTCCAGCCTGGTCCATTATTATTCGAAGATCATCCTCAGGTGGCTTGGGGACTTATCGCAAGTATGTTCATTGGGAATCTGATGCTCCTCATCCTTAATCTACCGCTCGTTAAGGTTTTTGCGAAAATCATTGAAACGCCAAAGAAATATTTGATTCCGATCATAATCGCAATTTCCATTTTTGGCGTTTATGCGGTACAAGTATCGACTTATGATTTATTGCTATTATTAGGATGCGGGGTCTTGGGATATTTCTTAAGTAAAAATGATTATCCTATCGCCCCATTGGTATTAGGGCTGGTCTTAGGACCGATGATAGAAAATAATATGCGCAGGGCCTTGACGATATCCGATGGGGATTACAGTTTGTTTTTCACTCGGCCGCTTTCCCTAACCTTCCTGATTGTAACGGCGTTATGGCTGCTCATTCCGGTTTTACTTAAGAAGAGGGGGAAGGATGTTGTCATTAATATTGAAGGTTAA
- a CDS encoding tripartite tricarboxylate transporter TctB family protein, producing MDVKFDRFASVAFLAVGVLFMIGSRKLSSSSYGSSVGPDIFPFVLGLVLAALSIRLFYEAYRSRRQESSKEKLEYKPFIIIFISTLIYILTLETIGYVITTFLFLFVCFQTMERNKWVTSLIISAGFSGIVYFLFVNVLKGTLPGWPIWFS from the coding sequence ATGGACGTGAAATTCGATCGTTTTGCATCCGTAGCTTTTCTGGCTGTCGGAGTGCTGTTTATGATAGGTAGCAGGAAGCTATCCAGTTCTTCTTATGGAAGTTCGGTAGGACCGGACATTTTCCCTTTTGTATTGGGATTGGTCCTTGCCGCTTTAAGCATTCGCCTGTTCTATGAGGCGTATCGTAGCAGGAGACAAGAGTCGAGTAAGGAAAAGCTGGAGTACAAGCCCTTTATCATTATTTTTATTTCAACCTTGATTTATATTTTGACACTGGAAACGATAGGATATGTCATTACGACCTTTCTCTTTTTATTTGTTTGCTTTCAAACGATGGAACGGAATAAGTGGGTGACATCGCTCATCATTTCTGCAGGATTTTCCGGAATCGTCTATTTTTTATTCGTGAACGTTTTAAAGGGAACCTTGCCGGGTTGGCCAATCTGGTTTTCATAA